A DNA window from Pontimonas salivibrio contains the following coding sequences:
- the smpB gene encoding SsrA-binding protein SmpB, with amino-acid sequence MVKEVGEKLVASNKKARHDFLIEDTIEAGLVLSGTEVKSLRAGRASLVDAYATIDHGEAWIEGVHIPEYTAGTWTNHPPRRKRKLLLHRREIDRLAGQVSRGGYTLVPLKLYFLDGRAKVEIALAKGKREFDKRQTLREKQDKREAERAMAKRNRGEA; translated from the coding sequence GTGGTCAAAGAAGTGGGCGAGAAGCTCGTAGCGAGCAATAAAAAGGCGCGACACGATTTCCTCATCGAGGACACGATTGAAGCGGGCCTGGTTTTGAGTGGCACCGAAGTGAAGTCACTTCGAGCAGGTCGAGCGTCGCTTGTTGACGCGTACGCCACGATCGACCACGGTGAAGCGTGGATTGAAGGGGTACACATCCCGGAATATACGGCGGGGACGTGGACAAACCACCCGCCGAGGCGTAAACGCAAACTGTTGCTGCACCGTCGCGAAATTGACCGCTTGGCTGGCCAGGTGTCCCGTGGCGGCTACACCCTGGTGCCGTTGAAACTGTACTTCTTGGACGGTCGGGCCAAAGTGGAGATCGCCCTGGCGAAGGGTAAGCGTGAATTTGATAAGCGCCAGACCCTCCGGGAAAAACAAGACAAACGCGAAGCGGAGCGCGCGATGGCGAAGCGCAATCGGGGAGAAGCGTAA